From Planococcus halocryophilus, the proteins below share one genomic window:
- the dtd gene encoding D-aminoacyl-tRNA deacylase, with protein MRVILQRSKQASVTVDGEKTGAIRSGYVLLVGITHEDTEKDADYLAGKIAQLRLFEDEEGKMNRSILENGGEILSISQFTLYGDTKKGRRPSFVAAARPEVAEPLWQEFNRALESHGLVVETGVFGAMMDVQLVNDGPVTIMLESK; from the coding sequence ATGAGAGTAATCTTGCAACGCTCTAAACAAGCATCAGTGACAGTTGACGGTGAGAAGACCGGTGCGATTCGCTCAGGTTACGTCTTGCTTGTTGGCATCACTCATGAAGATACAGAAAAAGATGCTGACTATTTGGCTGGGAAAATTGCACAACTTCGTTTGTTTGAAGACGAAGAAGGCAAAATGAATCGGTCTATTCTCGAAAATGGCGGCGAAATCTTATCAATTTCCCAATTCACATTATACGGTGACACTAAAAAAGGACGACGCCCAAGCTTTGTCGCAGCGGCTCGTCCGGAAGTAGCCGAACCGCTTTGGCAGGAGTTTAACAGAGCGCTTGAAAGTCATGGACTAGTTGTCGAAACTGGCGTTTTTGGTGCCATGATGGATGTTCAGTTAGTCAATGACGGCCCAGTGACAATTATGTTGGAGTCAAAATAG
- a CDS encoding SH3 domain-containing protein: protein MKHKGLIAIISFILIIAATFPLLDKNHVFADTGTVEITGTTVNVRSGPGLSYSVTGDLEQGQTASVVSKQGEWLEVRVDGQEGWIASWLTTTSGDAGKTAGQTAVSSVNGLNVRSQPDLSAAVLTKMNAGDRAEVVSTAGEWIEINFRNSRGFVSKQYISFAEETEETVAPVETESTEEEKKTAISKVSSFEVVVNALNVRSKPDLSSKIQDTVQKGQVFPVLSMAGNWVEIKLAKDKIGWVYAFHGQLSDQTVETVQSDLNESVVILTDGTNLRNAATTSSEVASRANAGDKLAVLAKQDDWYQVSLPDGKTAFVAEWVVSTEEAFAKQQSETTVRKKGTLNGLTIVLDPGHGGNDGGTVGVRKTQEKELTLKTAEILSHHLNAAGAEVVMTRQSDTYVDLRTRVSGSHQAGADAFISIHYDATDDSSISGFTSYYQHDFQKELAEHLNSELGKKLTLKDRGVQHGNYLVLRENKQPAVLVELGFLSNFNEERVLTSKQFREQAALGLYTGIINYFDAKLAE, encoded by the coding sequence ATGAAACACAAAGGGTTAATTGCAATTATTTCATTTATTTTAATTATAGCTGCCACCTTTCCGTTGTTAGATAAAAATCACGTCTTCGCCGACACCGGCACCGTGGAAATTACCGGCACAACGGTCAATGTTCGGTCAGGTCCTGGACTTTCTTATAGCGTGACTGGTGACTTGGAACAAGGGCAAACGGCATCTGTCGTATCTAAACAAGGCGAGTGGTTGGAAGTCCGAGTTGACGGGCAAGAAGGCTGGATTGCTTCGTGGCTAACGACTACAAGTGGCGATGCAGGAAAAACAGCTGGACAAACCGCCGTTTCTTCAGTTAACGGCTTAAACGTTCGTTCACAACCCGATTTATCGGCTGCCGTTTTAACGAAAATGAACGCAGGCGACCGAGCGGAAGTCGTAAGTACAGCAGGCGAATGGATTGAAATCAACTTCCGCAATTCGCGCGGGTTTGTTTCAAAACAATACATTAGTTTTGCTGAAGAGACTGAAGAGACCGTAGCACCTGTTGAAACAGAGTCAACAGAAGAAGAGAAAAAAACAGCTATTTCTAAAGTCTCCTCTTTTGAAGTAGTGGTAAATGCATTAAATGTTCGCTCAAAACCTGACTTGAGCTCAAAAATTCAAGATACTGTGCAAAAAGGTCAAGTCTTTCCAGTCTTATCAATGGCAGGTAATTGGGTTGAAATCAAATTAGCTAAAGACAAAATTGGCTGGGTTTATGCGTTTCATGGACAATTGTCTGATCAAACGGTTGAGACAGTCCAAAGTGACTTAAATGAATCGGTCGTCATTTTGACAGATGGTACAAACTTACGTAATGCAGCGACCACATCTTCTGAAGTAGCTAGTCGCGCGAATGCAGGTGATAAATTAGCCGTACTTGCAAAACAAGATGATTGGTATCAAGTGTCATTGCCAGATGGCAAAACCGCGTTTGTCGCAGAATGGGTTGTTTCGACTGAAGAAGCATTTGCTAAACAACAAAGCGAAACGACCGTCCGCAAAAAAGGCACATTAAACGGTCTAACTATCGTCCTCGATCCAGGTCATGGTGGCAATGACGGTGGCACAGTAGGCGTTCGCAAAACACAAGAAAAAGAACTGACTTTAAAAACAGCTGAAATTTTGTCTCATCATTTAAATGCTGCCGGCGCTGAAGTTGTCATGACGCGTCAATCTGACACTTATGTCGACCTTCGCACACGCGTTTCTGGTAGTCATCAAGCTGGAGCAGATGCCTTTATCAGCATTCATTACGATGCTACCGATGACAGCAGCATTTCCGGATTTACTTCTTATTACCAACACGACTTCCAAAAAGAATTAGCCGAGCACCTCAATTCAGAGCTTGGCAAAAAGCTGACTTTAAAAGACCGTGGTGTTCAACACGGCAATTACTTGGTCCTTCGCGAGAACAAGCAACCCGCTGTTCTGGTTGAACTTGGCTTCTTGAGCAATTTTAATGAAGAACGCGTCTTAACAAGCAAGCAATTCCGCGAACAAGCAGCGCTCGGCCTTTATACGGGCATCATCAATTATTTTGATGCTAAATTAGCCGAATAA
- the hisS gene encoding histidine--tRNA ligase, which yields MNIQAPRGTYDVLPDQSAKWQEVEQKINDLCRLYQYKEIRTPIFEHTELFQRGVGDTTDIVQKEMYTFQDRGDRSLTLRPEGTASVVRSYVENKLFGMPDQPVKLFYTGPMFRYERPQAGRMRQFVQFGVEAIGSKDPAIDAEVISLAMEVYRSVGLKQLRLVINSLGDTESRIAHKEALIKHFEPSINEFCNDCQTRLKKNPLRILDCKVDRNHPLMATAPSLTDYLNAESRAYFEEVQSYLSSMDIEFVVDPNLVRGLDYYNHTAFEIMSDAEGFGAITTLAGGGRYNGLVEDLGGPDSPGIGFAMSIERLLLALEMEKIVIGQSNNLEVYVVAMDETTKKKAFAVVRDLRVNGISADMDFTGRKVKAQMKSADRKGAAFVIVIGETELESGKVALKEMATGEQQEMSFEEIAASLLKKKSLEE from the coding sequence ATGAATATTCAAGCACCACGCGGCACGTATGATGTGCTGCCCGATCAATCAGCAAAATGGCAAGAAGTTGAACAAAAAATTAATGACTTGTGCAGACTTTACCAATACAAAGAAATTCGCACACCAATTTTCGAACACACGGAATTATTCCAACGCGGTGTAGGTGACACAACTGACATTGTTCAAAAAGAAATGTACACATTCCAAGACCGAGGCGATCGTTCATTAACGCTACGCCCTGAAGGAACTGCATCCGTCGTTCGTTCTTATGTAGAAAATAAATTATTCGGTATGCCCGATCAGCCGGTCAAATTATTTTATACCGGTCCCATGTTCCGCTATGAGCGTCCGCAAGCAGGACGCATGCGTCAGTTTGTGCAATTTGGCGTGGAAGCAATCGGTTCAAAAGATCCGGCAATTGACGCTGAAGTTATTTCACTCGCGATGGAAGTTTATCGCTCTGTTGGACTTAAGCAATTGCGTTTAGTGATCAATTCTCTTGGCGACACAGAAAGCCGCATTGCGCACAAAGAAGCATTGATTAAACACTTCGAACCTAGCATTAATGAATTTTGTAATGATTGCCAAACACGTCTAAAGAAAAATCCATTGCGTATACTGGATTGCAAAGTAGACCGCAATCACCCCTTAATGGCGACTGCACCATCACTTACAGATTATTTGAACGCGGAATCTCGCGCTTATTTTGAGGAAGTGCAATCATACCTTTCAAGCATGGATATTGAATTTGTCGTGGATCCGAATTTAGTACGCGGCCTTGATTACTATAACCACACAGCTTTTGAAATTATGAGCGACGCTGAAGGATTTGGCGCGATTACTACTTTAGCTGGTGGGGGTCGATATAACGGACTTGTCGAAGATTTAGGCGGACCAGATTCACCAGGAATTGGATTTGCGATGAGTATCGAACGCCTATTGTTGGCTCTTGAAATGGAAAAAATCGTCATCGGGCAATCAAATAACTTAGAAGTATACGTCGTCGCGATGGACGAAACGACAAAGAAAAAAGCCTTTGCAGTTGTTCGTGATTTACGCGTAAACGGCATTTCAGCAGATATGGATTTCACTGGTCGTAAAGTAAAAGCGCAGATGAAATCTGCTGATCGCAAAGGAGCTGCATTCGTCATCGTCATCGGCGAAACAGAACTAGAGAGCGGCAAAGTGGCATTAAAAGAAATGGCGACGGGTGAGCAACAGGAAATGTCATTCGAAGAAATCGCAGCAAGCTTATTGAAAAAGAAATCACTGGAGGAATAA
- a CDS encoding tRNA threonylcarbamoyladenosine dehydratase: MLHQFSRNELAVGKEGIELLKNSTVAILGIGGVGSFAAEACARSGVGTIILVDKDNVDITNINRQLVANLSTVGKSKAGVMKDRIADINAECNVISLHMFYTEETCEEFFSYNPDYVIDASDTMIYKVHLMEECYKRGIKIIASMGAANKTDPTRFKIADISKTHTDPLAKIIRKKLRQSGIRKGIPVIFSDESPIIVREDVVENVGKPDASIRKAQMPPSSNAFTPSAVGLIAASWVVNDITKSIPITRVRMN; this comes from the coding sequence ATGTTACATCAGTTCTCGAGAAACGAGTTAGCAGTAGGAAAAGAAGGCATCGAGTTATTAAAAAATTCAACAGTGGCAATCCTCGGAATCGGAGGCGTAGGTTCATTCGCCGCTGAAGCATGTGCACGAAGTGGCGTAGGTACGATTATCCTTGTGGACAAGGACAACGTCGATATTACCAACATTAATCGCCAGCTTGTTGCCAATTTATCAACAGTGGGAAAATCTAAAGCAGGTGTGATGAAAGATCGCATCGCCGACATTAATGCCGAATGTAACGTCATTTCGTTGCACATGTTCTATACAGAAGAAACATGTGAAGAATTTTTCAGTTACAATCCCGATTATGTTATAGATGCATCGGATACGATGATTTATAAAGTTCATTTAATGGAAGAGTGCTATAAACGTGGCATTAAAATTATTGCGAGCATGGGAGCGGCGAATAAAACCGATCCAACACGCTTTAAAATCGCGGATATTTCAAAAACACATACGGATCCGTTGGCGAAAATAATCCGCAAGAAATTACGTCAATCTGGAATTCGTAAAGGTATTCCTGTTATCTTTTCAGATGAAAGCCCAATCATTGTTCGTGAAGATGTGGTGGAGAACGTGGGTAAGCCGGATGCAAGCATTCGTAAAGCGCAGATGCCGCCGTCCTCAAACGCATTCACGCCTTCTGCGGTTGGCTTGATCGCTGCGAGCTGGGTAGTTAACGACATAACCAAATCTATTCCGATTACACGCGTTCGCATGAATTAA
- the aspS gene encoding aspartate--tRNA ligase, whose protein sequence is MSRTHYCGEVNETVIGQRVTLKGWVQKRRDLGGLIFVDVRDRSGIVQVVFNPEISKEAAAIGESLRNEFVVHIDGLVVERAAGQINATMKTGKIEVQVDHATVINAAKNPPFAIEDNTDVSEDLRLKYRYLDLRRPAMYETFKMRSDVTKSIRRFLDEEGFIEVETPILTKSTPEGARDYLVPSRVHDGEFYALPQSPQLFKQMLMVSGFDKYYQIARCFRDEDLRADRQPEFTQIDMEMSFQSMEDIIGMNERLMVQMMKDVKKIDIEPTFQRMKYTEAMDRFGSDKPDVRFGLELVDVSDLVKDSAFKVFTGAIENGGQVKLINVKGQAANYSRKDIDALGTFAAVYGAKGLAWLKVEEEGVKGPIAKFFEGEAATALTDRAQAEAGDLLLFVADKKSVVADALGALRLKFGKELGLIDSSVYKFLWITDWPLLEYDEKDGRYYAAHHPFTMPFEEDLDKLATDPQSVRAQAYDLVLNGYELGGGSARIYRREIQEQMFEVLGFSKEEANEQFGFLMEAFEYGTPPHGGIAFGLDRLVMLLAGRTNLRDTIAFPKTASASDLLTDAPSTVSGTQLDELSLMLNIQNNK, encoded by the coding sequence ATGTCAAGAACGCATTATTGTGGGGAAGTCAATGAAACTGTCATTGGACAACGTGTAACATTAAAAGGATGGGTACAAAAACGCCGTGACCTTGGCGGGCTAATTTTTGTGGATGTTCGTGACCGCTCTGGAATTGTTCAAGTTGTCTTTAATCCAGAAATATCAAAAGAAGCAGCTGCAATTGGCGAATCGCTACGCAACGAATTTGTGGTGCACATTGACGGACTGGTAGTAGAAAGAGCAGCAGGTCAAATTAACGCAACGATGAAAACAGGGAAAATCGAAGTACAAGTAGATCATGCAACTGTGATCAATGCTGCAAAAAACCCGCCTTTCGCAATCGAAGATAACACAGATGTCAGCGAAGATTTGCGTTTGAAATACCGTTATTTAGACTTACGTCGCCCGGCGATGTACGAAACTTTCAAAATGCGTTCTGATGTCACCAAATCGATTCGTCGGTTCTTAGATGAAGAAGGATTTATCGAAGTAGAAACACCAATCTTAACTAAATCTACTCCAGAAGGCGCACGCGATTATTTAGTACCAAGCCGTGTTCATGACGGTGAATTTTACGCATTGCCACAATCTCCTCAATTGTTTAAACAAATGTTGATGGTTTCTGGGTTTGATAAATATTACCAAATTGCACGTTGTTTCCGTGATGAAGATCTTCGCGCTGATCGTCAGCCAGAATTCACACAAATCGATATGGAAATGAGTTTCCAGTCAATGGAAGACATTATTGGCATGAACGAGCGTTTAATGGTTCAAATGATGAAAGATGTGAAAAAAATCGACATCGAACCAACTTTCCAACGTATGAAGTACACAGAAGCAATGGATCGTTTTGGTTCAGACAAACCGGATGTGCGTTTTGGTCTAGAACTTGTGGATGTTTCTGATTTAGTGAAGGATTCAGCGTTCAAAGTATTTACTGGCGCAATTGAAAATGGCGGTCAAGTAAAATTGATTAATGTTAAAGGGCAAGCGGCAAATTATTCTCGTAAAGATATCGATGCATTAGGCACATTTGCTGCAGTTTACGGAGCAAAAGGCCTTGCTTGGTTGAAAGTGGAAGAAGAAGGCGTGAAAGGACCGATTGCTAAATTCTTCGAAGGCGAAGCAGCAACTGCCTTAACAGACCGTGCACAAGCAGAAGCTGGCGACTTATTATTATTTGTTGCAGATAAAAAATCGGTAGTCGCAGATGCGCTTGGTGCACTTCGATTGAAATTTGGTAAAGAATTAGGGTTGATTGACAGCTCGGTTTATAAATTCTTATGGATTACGGATTGGCCATTGCTTGAGTACGATGAAAAAGATGGTCGTTACTATGCAGCTCACCATCCGTTCACAATGCCGTTTGAAGAAGACTTAGACAAATTGGCAACAGATCCGCAAAGCGTTCGTGCGCAGGCTTACGACCTTGTGTTGAACGGCTATGAGCTCGGTGGAGGATCGGCACGGATTTATCGTCGCGAAATTCAAGAGCAAATGTTTGAAGTGCTAGGCTTTAGTAAAGAAGAAGCAAACGAACAATTTGGTTTCTTGATGGAAGCTTTTGAGTACGGAACCCCTCCGCATGGCGGGATTGCATTTGGTTTAGACCGACTTGTTATGTTGTTAGCAGGACGCACGAATTTGCGTGATACCATCGCATTCCCGAAAACGGCGAGCGCTAGTGATTTGTTAACAGATGCACCAAGTACGGTGTCGGGTACACAGCTTGATGAATTAAGCTTAATGCTGAACATTCAGAATAATAAATAA
- a CDS encoding replication-associated recombination protein A gives MHNEPLAFRMRPRTIDEVVGQKDVIGPHTALYKMISNGHVPSMLLYGEPGIGKTSIAHAIAGTSNLPFIALNATTSGKKDVEEVVTEARMTGKVLLFLDEIHRFNKLQQDALLPHVESGSIVLIGATTENPFHDVNPAIRSRCGEIKQLKRLSHEDIVQLLNAALTEPKRGLGNEQIEISEKQVERIAEGTNGDARKALTMLESIVIASDEIDGKFIVEDQMIEQMIKRVGVFGDKKGSHFFNLLSALQKSVRGSDVNAAMYYLAHLLENGDLTAVTRRLLVMAYEDIGLANPAVGGHVLAACQAADRLGLPEARIPLAQAIAEMCLSEKSNSAYKAIDAATSAINKGEVGDIPMHLRDTHYAGSAELGHGGYRYPHDTPIGSFGGWADQDYLPKEVTKAEFYKPVIAGEEKKFAGIYEKLKSFRKNKK, from the coding sequence ATGCATAACGAGCCTTTAGCTTTTCGTATGCGTCCACGAACCATTGATGAAGTCGTCGGACAAAAAGATGTAATTGGACCGCATACGGCTTTATATAAAATGATCAGCAACGGTCATGTCCCGTCGATGCTACTTTACGGAGAACCAGGAATCGGCAAAACTTCCATCGCTCACGCTATCGCAGGGACATCGAATTTACCTTTTATCGCTTTGAATGCTACAACTTCTGGCAAGAAAGATGTCGAAGAAGTCGTTACCGAAGCTCGAATGACTGGAAAAGTGTTGTTATTTCTCGATGAAATCCATCGCTTTAATAAATTACAACAAGATGCATTGTTACCGCATGTCGAAAGCGGTTCGATTGTCTTGATTGGCGCGACGACTGAAAACCCCTTTCACGATGTTAATCCCGCGATTCGTTCACGTTGCGGTGAAATCAAACAGTTAAAACGATTATCTCACGAAGACATCGTTCAACTTTTAAACGCCGCTTTAACCGAACCAAAACGAGGACTCGGCAACGAACAAATCGAGATTTCTGAAAAACAAGTGGAGCGCATCGCAGAAGGCACAAACGGCGATGCCCGAAAAGCATTGACAATGCTAGAGTCGATTGTTATTGCTTCAGATGAAATTGACGGTAAATTTATTGTTGAAGATCAGATGATCGAGCAAATGATCAAACGTGTTGGTGTGTTTGGTGATAAAAAAGGATCTCACTTTTTCAATTTACTATCTGCTTTACAAAAATCAGTACGCGGTAGCGACGTGAACGCTGCGATGTATTATTTGGCGCACTTGCTTGAAAATGGTGATTTAACGGCCGTTACACGCCGTTTACTCGTCATGGCATACGAAGACATTGGACTTGCAAACCCCGCAGTTGGCGGCCATGTTCTTGCAGCGTGTCAAGCAGCTGATCGTCTCGGCTTGCCAGAAGCCCGCATTCCACTGGCACAAGCGATTGCTGAAATGTGCCTATCCGAAAAATCCAATTCTGCTTATAAAGCCATTGATGCAGCGACCAGTGCAATTAATAAAGGTGAAGTTGGTGACATCCCGATGCATTTGCGTGATACGCATTACGCCGGTAGCGCAGAGCTCGGACACGGAGGCTATCGCTATCCGCATGACACGCCAATAGGTTCATTTGGTGGCTGGGCAGATCAAGATTATTTACCGAAAGAAGTAACTAAAGCTGAATTCTACAAACCGGTTATTGCTGGGGAAGAAAAAAAATTCGCCGGAATTTATGAAAAGCTAAAAAGCTTCCGAAAGAATAAAAAATAA
- the cymR gene encoding cysteine metabolism transcriptional regulator CymR, whose product MKISTKGRYGLTIMIDLGKNYGEGPLPLRKIAAQNDLSEAYLEQLVGPLRNSGLVKSVRGAYGGYMLTRHPKEISAGDVIRVLEGPIQPVEGIEDEKQPQRELWVRIRDAVKNVLDTTTIEDLANAENDETENYMYYI is encoded by the coding sequence ATGAAAATTTCAACAAAAGGCCGTTATGGGCTTACAATTATGATCGATCTTGGAAAAAATTACGGTGAAGGTCCGTTACCGCTACGTAAAATCGCAGCACAAAATGACCTTTCTGAAGCTTATTTAGAACAATTAGTCGGCCCGTTGCGTAATTCGGGATTAGTTAAAAGTGTCCGCGGGGCATATGGTGGCTATATGTTGACACGCCACCCAAAAGAAATTTCAGCTGGAGACGTGATTCGTGTTCTTGAAGGACCTATTCAGCCAGTTGAAGGCATCGAAGACGAAAAGCAACCACAGCGCGAGCTATGGGTACGCATTCGTGATGCAGTGAAAAATGTCTTGGACACGACCACCATCGAAGATTTGGCTAATGCTGAAAACGATGAAACAGAAAACTATATGTATTATATATAA
- a CDS encoding cysteine desulfurase family protein — protein sequence MNRIYLDHAATSPMHPEVITTFSEALASVYGNPSSIHTTGRAARKVLDDARKLLANSIHADDNEIIFTNGGTEADNLAIFGTAAKKNGKHIITTVIEHHAVLHACEKLEREGYDVTYLPVGKNGCVRAEDVKNALRDDTILVSVMLGNNEVGTIQPIAEIGELLKDTEVTFHTDAVQAFGILPIDVNLLNVDLLSVSAHKLNGPKGVGFLYQRKGTALSPLLYGGEQERKRRAGTENVPAISAFAKAAEIALATMEEKNSVYEQYKTIFKDVLDKQGVDYKENGSNSMPHILNLSISGIEIESFLINLDLAGISASSGSACTAGSIDPSHVLVAMYGEKAVEIRNSIRFSFGLGLTSETIEQAAEKTAQISQRLAIK from the coding sequence ATGAATCGAATTTATTTAGACCATGCGGCGACTTCGCCAATGCACCCGGAAGTGATCACTACTTTTTCTGAAGCGCTTGCCTCAGTTTATGGCAACCCTTCAAGCATTCATACAACTGGTAGAGCGGCGCGTAAAGTGTTAGACGATGCGCGTAAATTATTGGCTAACAGTATTCACGCGGATGACAATGAAATCATTTTTACAAATGGTGGAACAGAAGCTGATAACTTAGCAATTTTCGGCACTGCTGCAAAAAAGAATGGGAAACATATCATTACGACAGTTATTGAACACCATGCGGTCTTGCATGCTTGCGAAAAACTAGAGCGCGAAGGCTACGACGTAACTTACTTGCCAGTGGGCAAAAATGGATGCGTGCGAGCAGAAGACGTGAAAAATGCGCTTCGTGACGATACAATTCTAGTGTCGGTCATGTTGGGCAATAATGAGGTCGGAACGATTCAACCAATTGCCGAGATTGGTGAGTTGTTAAAAGATACAGAAGTGACATTCCACACTGACGCGGTTCAAGCGTTTGGTATATTGCCGATCGATGTCAACTTGTTAAACGTCGATTTATTATCGGTTTCTGCGCATAAACTAAATGGACCTAAAGGTGTTGGCTTTTTATATCAGCGTAAAGGAACGGCACTTTCTCCGCTTCTTTACGGCGGAGAGCAAGAACGTAAACGTCGCGCGGGAACGGAAAACGTACCGGCGATTTCAGCGTTTGCTAAAGCAGCAGAAATTGCGTTAGCAACGATGGAAGAAAAAAACTCAGTTTATGAGCAATATAAAACAATTTTCAAAGACGTTTTAGATAAACAAGGCGTTGACTATAAAGAAAATGGCAGTAATTCTATGCCGCATATTTTAAATCTCAGCATTTCAGGCATTGAAATCGAATCGTTTTTGATTAACTTGGATTTAGCGGGTATATCAGCTTCTAGTGGATCGGCGTGCACAGCGGGATCAATCGATCCTTCTCATGTGCTCGTTGCCATGTACGGTGAAAAGGCTGTTGAAATACGTAATTCCATTCGATTTAGCTTCGGCTTAGGATTAACGTCTGAAACCATTGAACAAGCTGCCGAAAAGACAGCGCAAATCAGCCAGCGTTTGGCAATAAAATGA